The Nocardia arthritidis genome has a window encoding:
- the rplU gene encoding 50S ribosomal protein L21, which yields MATYAIVKTGGKQYKVAVGDLVKVEKIEGEPGTAVALSPVLVVDGAQLTTDADKLAKVSVSAEIVDQTKGPKIRIHKFKNKTGYHKRQGHRQKLTVLKVTGIK from the coding sequence ATGGCAACGTACGCGATCGTCAAGACCGGCGGAAAGCAGTACAAGGTCGCGGTCGGTGACCTGGTGAAGGTCGAGAAGATCGAGGGTGAGCCGGGCACCGCGGTGGCGCTGTCCCCGGTGCTGGTGGTCGACGGCGCCCAGCTGACCACCGATGCGGACAAGCTGGCCAAGGTTTCGGTGTCGGCCGAGATCGTCGACCAGACCAAGGGTCCGAAGATCCGCATCCACAAGTTCAAGAACAAGACCGGCTACCACAAGCGTCAGGGACACCGTCAGAAGCTGACGGTCCTGAAGGTCACCGGCATCAAGTAA
- a CDS encoding translation initiation factor IF-2 N-terminal domain-containing protein: MADQEPLDTTKQDAEQLPERIRVHALAKLLGVTSKRILAKLSEMGADARSAQSNVDRAVAESVVDAFGPRAVEAAPDPVPEQTTDSNQTAEQPTEPVAEPVVEVTETTEAQAEPSQPQRMQLFTSPVQEDPHVSAPVVFESAAVHVPLFLPPDAAAAEAARKQRRAAREARRAEEPVAEVVEEEPDTTTADEESDTAEQSGDADDQPRRRRRGRRGRGRGRGEQHAESDEQDTDSDTAPEWQEPERAGEESADESNESAESTDDGDADEEAVPEGASRRRRRRRRRKVAGESGEAEPADDDPPNTVVHEREPRNKSRARAASDEVQGITGSTRLEAKRQRRRDGREAGRRRPPILTESEFLARREAVDRVMVVREKSFPGANGHDHPTTTQVAVMEDNVLVEHFVTNTGSASMVGNVYLGKVQNVLPSMEAAFVDIGRGRNGVLYAGEVNWEAAGLGGKERKIEQALKPGDQVLVQVSKDPVGHKGARLTTQISLAGRFLVYVPGGTSTGISRKLPDTERKRLKEILRDIVPADAGVIIRTASEGVSEAELARDVERLQATWRTIEKAAEGKDSGGPKTLYEEPDLLVKVIRDLFNEDFSRLVIEGERAWSTVENYIRTVAPDLLARVSRHENSGIDVFETYRIDEQLAKALDRKVWLPSGGTLVIDRTEAMTVIDVNTGKFTGSGGSNLEETVTRNNLEAAEEIVRQMRLRDIGGMIVVDFIDMVLESNRDLVLRRLTEALGRDRTRHQVSEVTSLGLVQMTRKKLGTGLVEAFSSTCEHCHGRGIIVHTYPVEPSAAEDSVVRTKESGSRRRRGRDKTAPAAPPVVVEPVHEASEEDAAVKRAHPVALAMAAHLAEEAAVHEAESAAQHASEAGAAAVTAEIAAAEAVSAVAEGVDAASAAAEAESAAAAAESSAVAAETVAAEADSAVATAAVAAQVAAEAAAEAVTAEVSPAADEEAKPAAAEAVPAAERNGTARPARRRRVARSAAAPAADSASAVFVLSADQPPAAVIDYSDPEPVELPHRGRPRRRAVGRPAGAPEAGS; the protein is encoded by the coding sequence GTGGCCGATCAAGAGCCGCTGGACACAACAAAACAGGATGCCGAACAATTGCCGGAGCGAATCCGAGTTCATGCACTGGCCAAGCTGCTTGGTGTAACGAGCAAGCGCATCCTGGCCAAGCTGAGCGAAATGGGTGCCGACGCGCGTAGCGCGCAATCGAATGTGGACCGTGCGGTCGCCGAATCGGTGGTCGACGCCTTCGGGCCGAGAGCGGTCGAGGCCGCTCCTGACCCGGTCCCCGAGCAGACCACCGATTCGAATCAGACCGCCGAGCAGCCCACGGAACCCGTCGCCGAACCCGTCGTCGAGGTGACCGAAACCACCGAGGCGCAGGCCGAACCGTCGCAGCCGCAGCGGATGCAGCTGTTCACCAGCCCGGTGCAGGAGGATCCGCACGTCTCCGCGCCGGTCGTCTTCGAATCCGCCGCGGTGCACGTGCCGTTGTTCCTACCGCCGGACGCCGCCGCCGCGGAGGCCGCGCGCAAACAGCGTCGCGCCGCGCGGGAGGCCCGCCGGGCGGAGGAGCCCGTCGCCGAGGTGGTCGAGGAAGAGCCCGATACCACCACCGCCGATGAGGAATCGGATACCGCCGAGCAGTCCGGCGATGCCGACGATCAGCCGCGCCGTCGCAGGCGGGGTCGCCGTGGCCGTGGCCGTGGCAGGGGTGAGCAGCACGCCGAAAGCGACGAGCAGGACACCGATTCCGACACCGCCCCCGAATGGCAGGAGCCGGAGCGGGCCGGCGAGGAATCCGCCGACGAGTCGAACGAATCCGCCGAATCCACCGATGACGGGGATGCCGACGAGGAGGCCGTGCCGGAGGGTGCGAGCCGCCGTCGCCGCCGTCGTCGCCGTCGCAAGGTGGCCGGCGAATCGGGCGAGGCCGAGCCCGCCGACGACGATCCGCCGAATACCGTTGTGCACGAGCGCGAACCGCGCAACAAGAGCCGTGCCCGCGCCGCGTCCGACGAGGTGCAGGGCATCACCGGCTCCACCCGGTTGGAGGCCAAGCGTCAGCGCAGGCGCGACGGCAGGGAGGCCGGTCGCCGCCGCCCGCCGATCCTGACCGAATCGGAATTCCTGGCCCGCCGCGAGGCGGTCGACCGGGTGATGGTGGTGCGCGAGAAGTCGTTCCCCGGGGCGAACGGGCACGATCATCCGACGACCACCCAGGTCGCGGTGATGGAAGACAACGTGCTGGTCGAGCACTTCGTCACCAATACCGGTTCCGCGTCCATGGTCGGCAACGTGTACCTGGGCAAGGTGCAGAACGTGCTGCCGAGCATGGAGGCCGCGTTCGTCGATATCGGCCGTGGCCGCAACGGCGTGCTGTACGCGGGCGAGGTGAACTGGGAGGCCGCCGGGCTCGGCGGTAAGGAGCGCAAGATCGAGCAGGCGCTCAAGCCGGGCGATCAGGTGCTCGTGCAGGTGTCGAAGGATCCGGTCGGCCACAAGGGCGCCCGGCTCACCACCCAGATCAGCCTCGCGGGCCGCTTCCTGGTCTATGTGCCGGGCGGCACCTCGACCGGTATCAGCCGCAAACTGCCGGACACCGAGCGCAAGCGGCTCAAGGAGATCCTGCGCGATATCGTCCCCGCCGACGCGGGCGTGATCATCCGCACCGCCTCCGAAGGTGTCAGCGAGGCCGAGCTGGCCCGCGACGTCGAGCGGCTGCAGGCCACCTGGCGCACCATCGAAAAGGCCGCGGAGGGTAAGGATTCCGGCGGCCCGAAGACGCTGTACGAAGAGCCGGACCTGCTGGTCAAGGTGATTCGCGACCTGTTCAACGAGGACTTCTCCCGGCTGGTCATCGAGGGTGAGCGGGCCTGGAGCACGGTGGAGAACTACATCCGCACCGTCGCGCCGGACCTGCTGGCCAGGGTGTCCCGGCACGAGAACAGCGGTATCGACGTCTTCGAGACCTACCGCATCGACGAACAGCTGGCCAAGGCGCTGGATCGCAAGGTGTGGCTGCCGTCGGGCGGCACCCTGGTGATCGACCGCACCGAGGCCATGACGGTGATCGACGTGAACACCGGCAAGTTCACCGGTTCGGGCGGCAGCAACCTCGAAGAGACGGTCACCAGGAACAACCTGGAGGCGGCCGAGGAGATCGTGCGCCAGATGCGGTTGCGCGATATCGGCGGCATGATCGTCGTCGACTTCATCGATATGGTGTTGGAATCCAACCGGGATCTGGTGCTGCGCAGATTGACCGAGGCACTCGGTCGCGACCGCACCCGGCATCAGGTGTCCGAGGTGACCTCCCTCGGCCTGGTGCAGATGACCCGTAAGAAGCTGGGCACCGGGTTGGTCGAGGCGTTCTCCTCCACCTGTGAGCACTGCCACGGTCGCGGCATCATCGTGCACACCTATCCGGTGGAGCCGTCGGCGGCCGAGGACAGCGTGGTTCGCACCAAGGAGTCCGGTTCGCGCAGGCGCCGGGGCCGGGACAAGACCGCCCCGGCCGCGCCGCCGGTGGTCGTCGAGCCTGTGCACGAGGCATCCGAGGAGGATGCGGCGGTCAAGCGGGCGCATCCGGTGGCATTGGCGATGGCGGCCCATCTGGCCGAGGAGGCCGCCGTCCATGAGGCGGAGTCGGCCGCACAGCATGCGAGCGAGGCGGGCGCCGCCGCGGTGACCGCGGAAATCGCTGCGGCAGAGGCGGTTTCGGCCGTCGCCGAAGGCGTGGACGCGGCGTCCGCGGCAGCCGAGGCCGAATCGGCGGCCGCCGCTGCGGAGTCGTCCGCGGTTGCGGCGGAAACGGTTGCCGCCGAGGCGGATTCGGCTGTCGCCACGGCCGCGGTGGCCGCTCAGGTCGCCGCCGAGGCCGCGGCGGAAGCGGTGACGGCCGAGGTGTCGCCCGCCGCTGACGAGGAAGCGAAACCGGCTGCCGCTGAAGCGGTTCCGGCCGCCGAACGCAACGGCACGGCCCGCCCGGCGCGCAGGCGCCGGGTCGCCCGGTCGGCCGCCGCGCCCGCGGCCGACAGCGCGAGTGCCGTATTCGTGTTGTCCGCCGATCAGCCACCCGCCGCGGTGATCGACTACTCCGACCCGGAGCCGGTCGAGTTGCCGCACCGCGGTCGGCCGCGGCGGCGAGCCGTCGGGCGTCCGGCCGGCGCGCCGGAGGCAGGCAGCTAG
- a CDS encoding valine--tRNA ligase, protein MTSATPDNTRNRADALPRNWNPSDVEAPMYERWVNAGYFTADPTSGKPPYSIVLPPPNVTGNLHIGHALDHTLMDTLTRRKRMQGYEVLWLPGMDHAGISTQTVVEKQLAVDGKTKEDFGRELFVEKVWDWKRESGGQIQWQMRALGDGVDWSRDRFTLDDGLSRAVQTIFKRLYDAGLIYRAERLVNWSPVLRTAISDIEVKYEEVPGELVSMRYGSLDDAEPHVVVATTRVETMLGDTAVAVHPDDPRYRALIGTTLYHPITGRQIPVVADDYVDPEFGSGAVKITPAHDPNDFEIGMRHNLPMPTIMDERGRIADTGTEFDGMDRMEARVAIRERLAAEGRIVAEKRPYLHSVGHSERTGEPIEPRLSMQWWVKVESLAKAAGDAVRNGDTVIHPASSEPRWFDWVDNMHDWCISRQLWWGHRIPIWYGPEGEVVCVGPDEQAPEGYIQDPDVLDTWFSSGLWPFSTMGWPDATAELEKFYPTSVLVTGYDILFFWVARMMMFGTFVANDPVLTSGKGGAYQVPFKDVFLHGLIRDQHGKKMSKSRGNGIDPLEWINEYGADVVRFTLARGAQPGSDLSVGEPHALASRSFITKVFNAAKLALMNGARPGDLPDRAQLTDADRWIIDRLEAVRAEVDSALDGYEFGKACESLYHFFWDELCDWYLELAKVQFAQDDSRVEATRVVLGTVLETVLRLLHPVIPFVTETLWQALTGGESVVVAPWPQATGAAPDEVAAQRISDVQRLITEIRRFRSDQGLAEKQKVAAKLIGLADADLGGLHESVTNLARLTDPEAGFAATASLEVRLSTATVTVEIDTSGTVDLDAERRRLEKDLAAAQKELAGAVAKLGNEAFLAKAPEQVVDKIKARREVAAAEVDRITARLAELSGK, encoded by the coding sequence GTGACCAGCGCAACCCCTGACAACACGCGTAATCGTGCCGATGCCCTCCCGAGGAACTGGAACCCCAGTGACGTAGAGGCTCCGATGTACGAGCGCTGGGTAAACGCTGGCTATTTCACCGCGGACCCCACCAGCGGCAAGCCGCCGTACTCGATCGTGCTGCCGCCGCCGAACGTCACCGGCAACCTGCATATCGGCCACGCCCTCGACCACACGCTGATGGACACCCTCACCCGCCGCAAGCGGATGCAGGGGTACGAGGTGCTGTGGCTGCCGGGCATGGACCACGCGGGCATCTCCACCCAGACCGTCGTCGAGAAGCAGCTCGCCGTCGACGGGAAGACCAAGGAGGACTTCGGCCGCGAACTGTTCGTCGAGAAGGTCTGGGATTGGAAGCGCGAATCCGGCGGCCAGATCCAGTGGCAGATGCGCGCGCTCGGCGACGGCGTCGACTGGAGCCGCGACCGATTCACCTTGGACGACGGCCTTTCCCGCGCGGTGCAGACCATCTTCAAGCGGCTGTACGACGCGGGCCTCATCTATCGCGCCGAGCGGCTGGTGAACTGGTCGCCGGTGCTGCGCACCGCCATCTCCGATATCGAGGTGAAGTACGAGGAGGTGCCGGGTGAGCTCGTCTCGATGCGGTATGGCTCGCTCGACGACGCCGAACCGCACGTCGTGGTGGCCACCACGCGGGTGGAGACGATGCTCGGCGATACCGCGGTGGCCGTGCACCCCGACGACCCGCGCTACCGGGCGCTGATCGGCACCACCCTGTACCACCCGATCACCGGCAGACAGATCCCGGTGGTCGCCGACGACTACGTCGATCCCGAATTCGGTTCCGGCGCGGTGAAAATCACCCCCGCGCACGATCCGAACGACTTCGAGATCGGCATGCGGCACAACCTGCCGATGCCGACGATCATGGACGAGCGCGGCCGAATCGCAGACACCGGAACCGAATTCGACGGTATGGATCGGATGGAGGCGCGCGTCGCCATCCGTGAGCGGCTGGCCGCGGAGGGTCGCATCGTCGCCGAGAAGCGGCCGTATCTGCACAGCGTCGGCCACTCCGAGCGCACCGGCGAGCCGATCGAGCCGCGGCTGTCCATGCAGTGGTGGGTCAAGGTGGAATCGCTGGCCAAGGCCGCGGGCGACGCGGTTCGCAACGGCGACACCGTGATTCACCCGGCCAGCTCGGAGCCGCGCTGGTTCGACTGGGTGGACAACATGCACGACTGGTGTATCTCGCGCCAGCTGTGGTGGGGCCACCGCATTCCGATTTGGTACGGCCCGGAGGGCGAGGTCGTCTGCGTCGGCCCGGACGAGCAGGCGCCGGAGGGGTACATCCAGGATCCGGACGTGCTCGACACCTGGTTCTCCTCCGGGCTCTGGCCGTTCTCCACCATGGGTTGGCCGGACGCCACCGCGGAACTCGAAAAGTTCTATCCCACAAGCGTTCTCGTCACCGGGTACGACATCCTGTTCTTCTGGGTGGCCCGGATGATGATGTTCGGCACGTTTGTGGCGAACGATCCGGTGCTCACCTCGGGTAAGGGCGGCGCGTACCAGGTGCCGTTCAAAGATGTGTTCCTGCACGGCCTCATCCGCGACCAGCACGGCAAGAAGATGTCCAAGTCGCGCGGCAACGGCATCGATCCGCTGGAGTGGATCAACGAATACGGCGCCGACGTCGTGCGTTTCACGCTGGCCCGCGGCGCGCAGCCGGGTAGCGACCTCTCGGTGGGCGAACCGCACGCGCTGGCCTCGCGCAGCTTCATCACCAAGGTGTTCAACGCCGCCAAACTCGCGCTGATGAACGGCGCCCGCCCCGGTGACCTGCCGGACCGCGCGCAGCTCACCGATGCCGACCGCTGGATCATCGACCGGCTGGAAGCGGTTCGCGCCGAGGTGGATTCGGCCCTGGACGGTTACGAATTCGGCAAGGCCTGCGAGTCGCTGTACCACTTCTTCTGGGACGAATTGTGCGACTGGTACCTGGAATTGGCGAAAGTCCAGTTCGCCCAGGATGATTCGCGCGTCGAGGCGACCCGGGTCGTGCTCGGCACCGTGTTGGAGACGGTGCTGCGGCTGCTGCATCCGGTGATCCCGTTCGTCACCGAGACGCTGTGGCAGGCGCTCACCGGCGGCGAATCGGTGGTAGTCGCACCGTGGCCGCAGGCCACCGGCGCCGCACCGGACGAGGTTGCCGCGCAGCGTATTTCGGATGTGCAGCGGTTGATCACGGAGATCCGCCGATTCCGCAGCGATCAGGGCCTCGCCGAGAAGCAGAAGGTGGCGGCCAAACTCATCGGCCTCGCCGACGCCGATCTCGGCGGCCTGCACGAGTCGGTGACGAACCTGGCTCGGCTCACCGATCCGGAGGCTGGCTTCGCGGCGACCGCCTCACTCGAGGTGCGGCTGAGCACCGCGACGGTGACCGTCGAGATCGACACCTCCGGCACGGTGGACCTGGATGCCGAACGCCGCCGCCTGGAAAAGGATCTCGCGGCCGCGCAGAAGGAGTTGGCGGGCGCCGTCGCCAAACTCGGCAACGAGGCCTTCCTGGCCAAGGCGCCCGAGCAGGTGGTCGACAAGATCAAGGCTCGTCGCGAGGTCGCCGCCGCCGAGGTCGACCGGATCACCGCGCGACTGGCGGAGCTGAGCGGCAAGTGA
- the rpmA gene encoding 50S ribosomal protein L27, which produces MAHKKGASSSRNGRDSNAQRLGVKRFGGQVVKAGEILVRQRGTHFHPGVNVGRGGDDTLFALEAGAVEFGSKRGRKTVNIVVPEPVEA; this is translated from the coding sequence ATGGCACATAAGAAGGGTGCATCCAGCTCCCGGAACGGTCGCGACTCCAACGCCCAGCGACTCGGCGTCAAGCGGTTCGGTGGCCAGGTCGTCAAGGCGGGCGAAATCCTGGTTCGCCAGCGCGGCACCCACTTCCACCCCGGCGTGAACGTCGGCCGCGGCGGCGACGACACCCTGTTCGCCCTCGAGGCGGGCGCGGTCGAGTTCGGTTCCAAGCGGGGCCGCAAGACCGTCAACATCGTCGTCCCGGAGCCGGTCGAGGCCTGA
- a CDS encoding DUF4233 domain-containing protein — protein MTDAEPDQTPPPAPDPWKGLRGVMAGTLVLEAIVVLLALPVVGTVGGGIGWFSGSYLVVLALLMIVGAGLQRRSWAVPFNLGLQVLVILGLFIHLSIGVIGVLFAAVWAFILVLRSDVKKRMEQGLLPSQRIQRSS, from the coding sequence ATGACCGACGCCGAGCCGGATCAGACGCCACCGCCCGCCCCCGATCCGTGGAAGGGGCTGCGCGGCGTCATGGCGGGCACCCTCGTCCTGGAGGCGATCGTCGTGCTGCTCGCACTGCCGGTGGTCGGCACGGTCGGCGGCGGCATCGGCTGGTTCTCCGGCAGCTATCTGGTGGTGCTGGCCTTACTGATGATCGTCGGCGCGGGACTGCAACGACGCTCCTGGGCGGTGCCGTTCAACCTCGGGCTCCAGGTGCTGGTCATCCTCGGGCTGTTCATCCACCTGTCGATCGGCGTGATCGGCGTGCTGTTCGCCGCGGTCTGGGCCTTCATCCTGGTCCTGCGCTCGGATGTGAAGAAGCGCATGGAGCAGGGTCTGCTGCCCAGCCAGCGCATCCAGCGCTCGTCCTGA
- the folC gene encoding bifunctional tetrahydrofolate synthase/dihydrofolate synthase: MNDEPEPQHGAAARLGTGPSPVDLAEMALVEAELDQRWPETKIEPSLTRIATLMDLLGSPQQSYPAIHVAGTNGKTSVTRMIDALLTALHRRTGRITSPHLQLATERISIDNAPISPAKYVEIYRELLPYVEMIDKQSAAAGGPAMSKFEVLTGMAYAAFAEAPVDVAVVETGMGGTWDATNVIDGQVAVITPIGLDHMDYLGPDLASIAGEKAGIIKRAPESLVPRDTVAIIAEQEPEAMEVLLRRAVEVDAAVAREGSEFRVLARQIAIGGQQLQLQGLGGVYDEIFLPLHGEHQARNAVLALAAVEAFFGAGAQRQLDIDAVRAGFATVASPGRMERMRSAPTIFIDAAHNPDGAKALAATLTAEFDFRKLVGVVAVLGDKDAAGILAALEPVFDEIVVTTNGSPRAMDVDTLADLAVQRFGDERVITAATLPDALESAIALAEESGDGDEMISGAGVVVTGSVVTAGAARALFGKDPA; encoded by the coding sequence GTGAACGACGAACCGGAACCGCAGCACGGCGCGGCGGCCCGCCTCGGCACCGGGCCGTCCCCGGTGGACCTGGCCGAAATGGCGCTGGTGGAGGCCGAACTCGATCAGCGCTGGCCGGAAACCAAGATCGAGCCGTCGCTCACCCGCATCGCGACGCTGATGGATCTGCTCGGCTCGCCGCAGCAGAGCTATCCGGCCATCCACGTCGCGGGCACCAACGGCAAAACCTCGGTGACGAGGATGATCGACGCCCTGCTCACCGCGCTGCACCGGCGCACCGGCCGGATCACCAGCCCGCATCTGCAGCTGGCCACCGAGCGGATCAGCATCGATAACGCGCCGATCAGCCCGGCGAAGTATGTCGAGATATATCGCGAGCTGCTGCCGTACGTCGAGATGATCGATAAGCAGTCGGCGGCCGCGGGCGGCCCGGCCATGAGCAAATTCGAGGTGCTCACCGGCATGGCGTACGCGGCCTTCGCCGAGGCGCCGGTCGACGTCGCGGTGGTAGAGACCGGAATGGGCGGCACCTGGGACGCCACCAACGTCATCGATGGACAGGTCGCGGTGATCACCCCGATCGGCCTGGACCACATGGATTACCTCGGCCCGGACCTCGCATCCATCGCGGGGGAGAAGGCGGGCATCATCAAGCGCGCCCCGGAGAGTCTGGTGCCGCGCGACACCGTCGCGATTATCGCCGAACAGGAACCCGAGGCGATGGAGGTGCTGCTGCGCCGCGCCGTCGAGGTCGATGCCGCCGTCGCCCGCGAGGGTTCGGAATTCCGAGTGCTGGCCCGCCAGATCGCCATCGGCGGACAGCAGCTCCAATTGCAGGGTCTCGGCGGGGTTTACGACGAGATCTTCCTGCCGCTGCACGGGGAACACCAGGCCCGCAACGCGGTGCTCGCGCTGGCCGCGGTCGAGGCGTTCTTCGGGGCCGGTGCGCAGCGTCAGCTCGACATCGACGCGGTGCGCGCCGGATTCGCGACGGTGGCCAGCCCCGGCCGGATGGAGCGGATGCGCAGCGCGCCAACGATTTTCATCGACGCCGCACATAATCCGGACGGCGCGAAGGCGCTGGCGGCGACGCTCACCGCGGAATTCGACTTCCGCAAGCTGGTCGGCGTCGTCGCGGTGCTCGGCGACAAGGATGCGGCGGGCATCCTGGCCGCGCTGGAGCCGGTATTCGACGAAATCGTCGTCACCACAAACGGTTCCCCGCGCGCCATGGACGTCGACACGCTCGCCGATCTGGCGGTGCAGCGCTTCGGCGACGAGCGGGTGATCACCGCGGCTACTTTGCCCGACGCGCTGGAATCGGCGATCGCGCTCGCCGAGGAATCGGGCGACGGCGACGAAATGATCTCCGGCGCAGGCGTTGTCGTCACCGGCTCGGTGGTGACGGCGGGTGCGGCGCGCGCGCTGTTCGGGAAAGATCCGGCATGA
- the obgE gene encoding GTPase ObgE, with protein sequence MSKFIDRVVLHVRAGKGGHGCASVHREKFKPLGGPDGGNGGNGGDVILEVDPNVHTLLDFHFHPHAKAGNGKPGEGGNRDGKMGADLLLKVPDGTVVLSTDGEVLVDLIGAGNRFIVAKGGRGGLGNAALASKARKAPGFALLGEEGEELDLVLELKSVADVGLVGFPSAGKSSLVSVLSAAKPKIADYPFTTLVPNLGVVASGDTTFTIADVPGLIPGASAGRGLGLDFLRHLERCAVLAHVVDCATLEPGRDPVSDVDALEAELAAYKPALNADAGLGDLADRPRVVILNKTDVPDAEELAEMVAPEFAERGWPVFQISAVSRAGLRPLTFALADLVRRYREEHPKAAPKRPVIRPIAVDETGFTVLTDPEEPGGFIVRGVRPERWVRQTQFDNDEAVGYLADRLARLGVEDQLVKMGAEPGAPVTIGDVTFEWEPQISAGIDMVPTGRGTDVRLEQSNRTSAAERKHASRVRRGLVDEEE encoded by the coding sequence ATGTCCAAGTTCATCGACCGTGTCGTGCTTCACGTGCGCGCCGGAAAGGGCGGCCACGGATGCGCCTCGGTGCATCGGGAGAAGTTCAAGCCGCTCGGCGGGCCCGACGGCGGTAACGGCGGAAACGGCGGGGATGTGATCCTCGAGGTCGACCCGAATGTGCACACCCTGCTGGACTTCCACTTCCACCCGCACGCCAAGGCAGGCAACGGCAAACCCGGCGAGGGCGGCAACCGCGACGGCAAGATGGGCGCCGACCTGCTGCTGAAGGTGCCGGACGGCACGGTCGTGCTGAGTACCGACGGTGAAGTGCTCGTCGATCTGATCGGTGCGGGCAACCGGTTCATCGTGGCCAAGGGCGGCCGCGGCGGGCTCGGCAACGCGGCACTGGCCTCGAAGGCGCGTAAAGCGCCCGGGTTCGCGCTGCTCGGCGAGGAGGGCGAGGAGCTCGATCTCGTCCTGGAGCTGAAGTCGGTGGCCGACGTCGGCCTGGTCGGGTTCCCGTCGGCGGGCAAGTCGTCGCTGGTTTCGGTGCTGTCGGCGGCCAAGCCGAAGATCGCGGACTATCCGTTCACCACGCTGGTGCCGAATCTCGGCGTCGTGGCCAGTGGTGACACCACCTTCACCATTGCCGACGTGCCCGGGCTCATCCCCGGCGCCAGCGCAGGTCGCGGGCTGGGGCTGGACTTCCTGCGACATCTGGAACGCTGCGCGGTGCTCGCACACGTCGTCGACTGCGCGACGCTGGAACCCGGCCGGGATCCGGTGTCCGACGTCGACGCGCTGGAGGCCGAACTCGCCGCGTACAAGCCCGCGCTGAACGCCGATGCCGGTCTCGGCGACCTGGCCGATCGGCCGCGCGTGGTGATCCTGAACAAGACCGATGTGCCCGACGCCGAAGAACTCGCGGAAATGGTTGCCCCCGAGTTCGCCGAGCGCGGCTGGCCGGTCTTCCAAATCTCCGCCGTGAGCCGGGCCGGCCTGCGGCCCTTGACCTTCGCGCTCGCGGATCTGGTGCGCCGGTATCGCGAGGAACATCCGAAGGCGGCGCCGAAGCGTCCGGTGATCCGGCCGATCGCGGTGGACGAGACCGGTTTCACGGTGCTCACCGACCCCGAGGAGCCGGGCGGGTTCATCGTGCGCGGCGTGCGCCCCGAGCGCTGGGTGCGCCAGACCCAGTTCGACAACGACGAAGCCGTCGGCTACCTCGCCGACCGGCTGGCCCGCCTCGGCGTCGAGGATCAACTGGTGAAGATGGGCGCCGAGCCCGGCGCACCGGTCACCATCGGCGACGTCACCTTCGAATGGGAGCCGCAGATCTCGGCCGGTATCGATATGGTGCCCACCGGTCGCGGAACCGACGTCCGTCTCGAGCAGAGCAACCGGACCAGCGCGGCCGAACGCAAACACGCGTCGCGGGTGCGGCGCGGGCTGGTCGACGAGGAGGAATAG
- the ndk gene encoding nucleoside-diphosphate kinase, with amino-acid sequence MTEQTLVLIKPDGVARGLVGEVLTRIERKGLKIAALELKNVSEKLAGEHYAEHAEKPFFGSLIEFITSGPVVAAILEGPRAIAAFRQIAGGTDPVEKAVPGSIRGDFALETQFNLVHGSDSADSAKREIALWFPEFPA; translated from the coding sequence GTGACAGAGCAGACGTTGGTACTCATCAAGCCGGACGGTGTGGCCCGTGGCCTCGTCGGCGAGGTGCTCACCCGGATCGAGCGCAAGGGCCTGAAGATCGCGGCCCTGGAGCTGAAGAACGTATCCGAGAAACTGGCCGGCGAACACTACGCCGAGCATGCCGAGAAGCCGTTCTTCGGATCCCTGATCGAATTCATCACCTCCGGCCCGGTCGTCGCGGCCATCCTCGAGGGCCCGCGTGCCATCGCCGCGTTCCGGCAGATCGCCGGCGGCACCGATCCGGTGGAGAAGGCCGTGCCCGGCAGCATTCGCGGTGATTTCGCCCTGGAAACCCAGTTCAACCTGGTACACGGCTCCGACTCGGCGGATTCGGCCAAGCGCGAGATCGCGCTGTGGTTCCCGGAGTTCCCCGCGTAG